One genomic region from Populus nigra chromosome 8, ddPopNigr1.1, whole genome shotgun sequence encodes:
- the LOC133701507 gene encoding pectinesterase-like, protein MLGKVIVSGVSLILVVGVIIGVVVTVNRSNGSNDTESLSPQMKAVSALCQPTYYKEACTNTLSALNSTDPKELIKGGILAISASLKNSFNVTDDLVAKTDNASRDKMALNDCKELLQNASESLEDTLSKVGEIDLLSLSNRTDDFRTWLSSIIGYQEMCLDGFENGSSLRDQVQKSTDYGSELTDNVLNILAGLSQVLNSLGLKLNIPSTSRQLLQADGFPTWMSASDRKLLASRRNGGVRPNAVVAQDGSGQFKTISAALAAYPKNLKGRYVIYVKAGTYREYVVVAKDQPNVFIYGDGSRKTIVTGNKNFAKDGLGTWKTATFIVEANGFIAKSIGFTNTAGPDGHQAVAIRTNSDMSAFYNCRFDGYQDTVLYQAGRQFYRNCVLSGTVDFLFGYGSAVIQNSLIIVRRPNPNQFNTVTADGRKERGQPGGVVIHNCRIVPEQKLVPERLKIKTYLGRPWKAYSRTVVMESKLADFIQPDGWAPWSGNQFLDTLYYAEYANAGPGAATNRRVRWKTLHFLKRSEALQFTVGTFLQGGQWIKNNGIPVLMGLRK, encoded by the exons atgcttggaaaagTAATTGTTTCGGGGGTTTCCCTGATCCTTGTTGTGGGGGTGATCATTGGCGTGGTGGTTACTGTTAATCGCAGCAATGGATCCAATGATACAGAGAGCTTGTCACCTCAAATGAAGGCTGTTAGCGCACTATGCCAGCCTACTTATTACAAAGAGGCTTGCACTAACACCCTCAGTGCCCTGAACTCTACCGATCCCAAAGAACTAATCAAAGGAGGCATATTAGCTATCTCTGCTTCATTGAAGAATTCTTTCAACGTGACTGATGATCTCGTAGCCAAGACCGATAACGCAAGCCGTGACAAAATGGCCTTGAATGACTGCAAAGAGTTATTGCAAAATGCTTCTGAAAGCCTTGAGGACACATTGTCAAAGGTAGGTGAAATTGATTTACTTTCACTATCAAACCGTACAGACGATTTTCGAACATGGTTGAGTTCAATTATTGGATACCAAGAAATGTGCTTAGATGGTTTTGAGAATGGCAGCTCCTTGAGGGATCAAGTGCAAAAAAGCACGGACTACGGAAGCGAACTTACAGACAACGTCTTGAATATCCTTGCCGGGCTTTCACAAGTTCTGAATTCCTTGGGACTCAAGCTCAATATTCCCAGCACCTCTCGTCAACTTCTTCAAGCTGATGGTTTTCCCACTTGGATGTCTGCTTCTGACCGTAAGCTTTTGGCCTCACGCCGAAATGGTGGGGTTAGACCTAATGCAGTTGTGGCCCAGGATGGTAGTGGGCAATTCAAGACCATCAGCGCAGCACTTGCCGCATATCCTAAGAACCTCAAGGGCCGATATGTTATCTATGTTAAGGCAGGAACCTATCGTGAGTATGTGGTTGTAGCCAAGGACCAACCCAACGTGTTCATCTATGGTGATGGATCCAGGAAGACCATTGTCACTGGAAACAAGAATTTTGCAAAAGATGGCCTTGGCACCTGGAAAACTGCTACATTTA TTGTTGAGGCAAATGGATTCATCGCCAAGTCCATTGGATTTACCAACACCGCCGGTCCTGATGGTCACCAGGCTGTTGCAATCCGAACTAATTCTGATATGTCAGCATTCTACAACTGCAGGTTTGATGGCTATCAAGACACGGTGTTGTACCAAGCTGGGCGCCAGTTCTACCGCAATTGTGTCCTTTCAGGCACCGTAGATTTCCTATTTGGTTACGGATCAGCGGTGATCCAAAACTCCTTGATCATTGTCCGAAGGCCAAATCCAAATCAATTCAACACGGTGACTGCAGATGGCAGGAAAGAGAGGGGTCAGCCCGGAGGAGTTGTCATTCATAACTGCAGGATCGTCCCTGAGCAGAAGCTTGTCCCCGAGAGGCTCAAGATCAAGACATACTTGGGCAGGCCATGGAAGGCATACTCGAGGACTGTTGTGATGGAGTCAAAGTTAGCAGACTTCATTCAGCCAGATGGATGGGCACCATGGAGTGGAAACCAATTTCTTGACACTCTCTACTATGCCGAGTATGCCAACGCTGGCCCTGGTGCGGCAACTAACAGGAGGGTCAGGTGGAAAACTCTCCATTTCCTCAAGAGGAGTGAAGCTCTTCAATTCACTGTTGGTACATTCCTTCAGGGTGGCCAATGGATTAAAAACAACGGAATTCCAGTCTTGATGGGCCTGAGAAAATGA